In Papaver somniferum cultivar HN1 chromosome 1, ASM357369v1, whole genome shotgun sequence, a genomic segment contains:
- the LOC113279199 gene encoding uncharacterized protein LOC113279199 isoform X1: MIGIRLDSGIGSTASLLLLGSILLFFPSGTVSSGIVTLKSIQIFTTHGLLSRPIFSSYGLVTAPTVYFNCQGENKTNLPDVKKKNSLYTFKDEESWQPVTEFLNKKCKRCGFYEKNIIMSDGVFDEWEFCPSDFKASDGVYVRLKDKEVSATFYCPECVPRHGRDVVARNHTLRSDNGGTKGNRMRVTSVIFIAVLASNGFIIGVLYRYWLRKKSMQARSGRRHRLS, translated from the exons ATGATTGGGATCCGACTGGATTCAGGAATCGGCTCTACTGCTTCGCTTCTTCTACTTGGTTCGATTTTGCTCTTCTTTCCTTCag GAACTGTTTCGTCTGGAATAGTTACTCTAAAATCAATTCAGATTTTTACTACCCATGGATTGTTAAGTAGACCAATTTTTAGTTCTTATGGGTTAGTAACTGCACCAACAGTTTATTTTAATTGTCAAGGAGAGAACAAGACAAATTTGCCTgatgtgaagaagaaaaactccctgtACACTTTTAAGGATGAAGAGTCTTGGCAG CCAGTGACAGAGTTTCTTAACAAGAAATGTAAGCGCTGTGGTTTCTATGAGAAGAATATTATCATGTCAGATGGTGTATTTGATGAGTGGGAGTTTTGTCCGTCTGATTTTAAGGCTTCTGATGGAGTGTACGTAAGGTTGAAGGATAAGGAAGTCAGTGCTACATTTTATTGTCCTGAATGCGTTCCTCGTCATGGAAGGG ATGTTGTAGCTCGGAATCATACTCTCAGATCAGATAATGGTGGCACCAAGGGAAACAGAATGCGTGTAACTTCTGTGATTTTCATAGCCGTATTAGCTTCAAATGGGTTCATCATTGGAGTACTCTATCGGTACTGGCTAAGGAAGAAGAGCATGCAGGCTCGAAGTGGGAGAAGACACAGATTATCTTGA
- the LOC113279199 gene encoding uncharacterized protein LOC113279199 isoform X2, protein MIGIRLDSGIGSTASLLLLGSILLFFPSVYFNCQGENKTNLPDVKKKNSLYTFKDEESWQPVTEFLNKKCKRCGFYEKNIIMSDGVFDEWEFCPSDFKASDGVYVRLKDKEVSATFYCPECVPRHGRDVVARNHTLRSDNGGTKGNRMRVTSVIFIAVLASNGFIIGVLYRYWLRKKSMQARSGRRHRLS, encoded by the exons ATGATTGGGATCCGACTGGATTCAGGAATCGGCTCTACTGCTTCGCTTCTTCTACTTGGTTCGATTTTGCTCTTCTTTCCTTCag TTTATTTTAATTGTCAAGGAGAGAACAAGACAAATTTGCCTgatgtgaagaagaaaaactccctgtACACTTTTAAGGATGAAGAGTCTTGGCAG CCAGTGACAGAGTTTCTTAACAAGAAATGTAAGCGCTGTGGTTTCTATGAGAAGAATATTATCATGTCAGATGGTGTATTTGATGAGTGGGAGTTTTGTCCGTCTGATTTTAAGGCTTCTGATGGAGTGTACGTAAGGTTGAAGGATAAGGAAGTCAGTGCTACATTTTATTGTCCTGAATGCGTTCCTCGTCATGGAAGGG ATGTTGTAGCTCGGAATCATACTCTCAGATCAGATAATGGTGGCACCAAGGGAAACAGAATGCGTGTAACTTCTGTGATTTTCATAGCCGTATTAGCTTCAAATGGGTTCATCATTGGAGTACTCTATCGGTACTGGCTAAGGAAGAAGAGCATGCAGGCTCGAAGTGGGAGAAGACACAGATTATCTTGA
- the LOC113279199 gene encoding uncharacterized protein LOC113279199 isoform X3 yields the protein MIGIRLDSGIGSTASLLLLGSILLFFPSGENKTNLPDVKKKNSLYTFKDEESWQPVTEFLNKKCKRCGFYEKNIIMSDGVFDEWEFCPSDFKASDGVYVRLKDKEVSATFYCPECVPRHGRDVVARNHTLRSDNGGTKGNRMRVTSVIFIAVLASNGFIIGVLYRYWLRKKSMQARSGRRHRLS from the exons ATGATTGGGATCCGACTGGATTCAGGAATCGGCTCTACTGCTTCGCTTCTTCTACTTGGTTCGATTTTGCTCTTCTTTCCTTCag GAGAGAACAAGACAAATTTGCCTgatgtgaagaagaaaaactccctgtACACTTTTAAGGATGAAGAGTCTTGGCAG CCAGTGACAGAGTTTCTTAACAAGAAATGTAAGCGCTGTGGTTTCTATGAGAAGAATATTATCATGTCAGATGGTGTATTTGATGAGTGGGAGTTTTGTCCGTCTGATTTTAAGGCTTCTGATGGAGTGTACGTAAGGTTGAAGGATAAGGAAGTCAGTGCTACATTTTATTGTCCTGAATGCGTTCCTCGTCATGGAAGGG ATGTTGTAGCTCGGAATCATACTCTCAGATCAGATAATGGTGGCACCAAGGGAAACAGAATGCGTGTAACTTCTGTGATTTTCATAGCCGTATTAGCTTCAAATGGGTTCATCATTGGAGTACTCTATCGGTACTGGCTAAGGAAGAAGAGCATGCAGGCTCGAAGTGGGAGAAGACACAGATTATCTTGA